The Falco peregrinus isolate bFalPer1 chromosome 11, bFalPer1.pri, whole genome shotgun sequence genome includes the window TCCTGGTGGAATGGCAGGTGAGTCTCCAGGCCCTGCCACGGCAGGAGTGCTGGTGCCGAGGAGGAAACcttgctgggctgctggcagggagctgaCTGGGGCCGTATCACAGTCGGGGTGGTCCCCACAGCATCGTGGGGCTGGCTAGGTGGGATGAAGCTCCATCTCAGTAGGGAAGGTGGGTCGGAGCCAGCCTGCTCTCAGGGTTAGCACAAGGGGGATGTGAGGGTGACAAAAACCCACAACGGACCCCCAGGGAGCCTGTCAGACCTGAAGTCTTGGAATGCTTTCCCTGCGCTGGCCCTGTCACAGCCCCGGAGGGGACATGGGAACAACGGTGCGCCTGTGCCAAGTGTCACCTCGTCTATTCTGTTGCAGTGCCGCCAGCGCGCACCTCGGCAGCCCTGCTGGTGGCCACCCGGGTGGTGCTGCTGAAGGTCGCGCTCTGCGATGCCCTGCTCACCTCGGTCCTCCTCGCCCATTGCTGAGGGCCCAGGCGGAGGCGCGCCCCGAGGGGTGAGTCCCACTGGTGTggccgggcagcgcggggggcACCCGAACAGTtctggaggtggggggggagcCCCCCAAGTGCTGGAGGGAGAGGGACCCTGTGTTGTTCAGGGGTGCAGGGAGTGAAGCCTgtgtgggtgggaagggagggcagCTACAGCGACGGGTCTGGGGGTGGCGGGGACCCCGCATGGCCGGGGGGCCGGAGAGTAGCCCCAGCTACCTGGGTTAGGGAGGGGGGCCCCGAGTTATCCGGGTGCGGGGCAGGGGACCCCAGCCACCTGAGGGTAAGGGCAGATCTCCGGATTTCCGGGGGGGGGAAAGTGTCGGGGACCCGGGAAGGGTCGGGGCGCGCCCGCCCCCCGGCCTGCGGACCGGGGCCACGCGCGCTCCCGCCTCCACCCACGTgggggctcggcggggcggcccgcggGCCATGCAACGGCGGCCGGGCAGACGCTGGGATCGCTCGGGTTGgctggcggcgggcgggcgagGATTGGTCGAGCGGGCCACGCGCGCCGCTGCCATTGGCCGATGCCACGCGGTTGCTATGGttgcccggcggggcgggcggggcgctCCCGGAAGCGTGGCCCCGGAAGCGGagccatggcggcggcggcggcgctggtGCTACTGGCggcggcgctggcaggaggcGACGACTCGGACTGGGTGCGGCTGCCCAGCAAGTGCGAGGGTaagcggggccggggggggtcCCGGGAGCCCCGCTGGAGCGCCTGGGTTCGGTTTAGCGGCGGAATCCCGCCCGCCGGCTGCCCGGGTCGGGGGATTAGTGGTGCGGAGGCCCTGAAGCTCGACTGCGGCCTGCCCCGCGGTAGGCCCGGCTATCCCCGGGCCCTGGAGAGTACAGGGGCGCCTGGCAGTggcggctgctgctgtgtgtctgGGTGGGAGCGGGTGCCCTGCGGTGCCCCGGCAGCGGAGCAGAGCCTCTGCAGCGTGTCCCTGCTGGTGGCTGGCTTCTGTCCCCTAGGTGAAAGGTTTAGGGGCGCCCCAGCAGTCGCTGCTGTTTCCAGTAGGCACGTTGCTTGGCGGGTCATCGCTGGGGCtgcttgtctctgctgctcGCAGTTCAGCCCCAGTTGTACttcctccctgagcagccactTGATTCACAAGGATTCAAAGGCTTTGCAAGCAATCCAGGGCAGACCTTTGCTGTCTGCCGTGGTTTCCTCTGTCTTTGCTGTGCAGGGACACATGGAGCTtggcagcaaagagaaaaggaagaaatgaaactcTAGAGCTCTTTGCAAAGCTTTCCCTGCAGGGGAAGCAGCTCTGGAGACACTGCTGtctgagctgtgctgtgacACCTGCGTAACCTTGGAGAAGCACCATAGCGAGCACTGACCACGCACTGCTCCTCTTCCTGCCCAGGCTTGGAACCTGTGTCAGCACGCAGCGATAGCCATGGGCAGCATCTGGATAACCGGACCCAGCAGTGAGTGCTCCTGGTGTgtgtggggatgctgcagcaggtgtgTGGAGAGAGACATTCTCGAGGCCCAAGtccagaggggctgcagggagcagcactctTTCCACCTGAGAAATGGCTGCAGTCACCTCCAGCCCCTGGTgtcagcagagaaaggaaagtgcAGGAGGTGCATGCAGGGCTTCTTGGCACACGCACAGCAGCCCTGGAAAAGCCACCTCACTCtcttcctgcctgcagcacatcGCTCTGTTCCTGCCATTGCCTGGGAGAAGATGCAGTGCTCGTCACTGTCAGACTGTTCCTGCTGGGGCCTGACCTTTCTCCCAAAGTGGGGCTTGAAGAAGAGATGGCTCCTAGCAAACAGGAGCCCACAGCACAGGACAAAGTTTTCTCCAGCCTACTGGGACCCTGGCTTCAGGGGAGGAAGGACCACATGCCTGGCTTCCATCCCTCCACATCTCCACTTGTAAACTCTTGAgacatttctcttctgctctaTGTTTCTATAGCTCTGTTGGATCCTGTTACAGAAGGaataaagcttttgtttccttttagtTTTCATAAAAGCAAACATGCACTCTGTTGGTGCTGTagtctctgctgcaggcagtgccctGTGCAGCATTGCTGGGGCTGACAGCCTCTCATGTGGTGGCACAGTCTGTGGCCAGCATCTTGTCCTGTCACCTGGCTCGCTGagcactgccagctgctggaTCCCGAGCACAGCCCTCACGTCCCCAGGGCACTGGAGGGACTGGGATGGGTTGTGCTGGTGTCACAAGGCGGGGCTATGACCCACACTGGGGTTTGCATTGCAAAAAGGCCCCATGCTGTtccaggagggaagggagcaaCTTGTGGTGCAGAGGCCAGTGCTCTGGTGGCTGCGAACTGGGACTGCTGGGAAACATGCAGGCGCAGTCTGCCTTctcagctgtgccacagcagctggctgtgtGGATGCTCTTACGCCATTGATAGGGGTGTTCCTTCTTCAGAGAATCTCCAGTGGAATTGGCTGAGCCATACCCAGTTATTTCTTTGAATAGCTGAGGCATCTGTTTCCTGCTCACGGTAGCTTGGGTGCACCCGACTCCTGGTGCTTGTTTCCACTGCTGTTCTGTGTCACGCTGCCCACCAGAGCGGTGAAAACCCCTGACCTGCCTGTGCTTTCCTTCCTGCAGTGTGCAAGTATGTGGCAGTGGAGctgaaatctgcttttgaggAGACTGGCAAGACCAAGGAGGTGATTGACACCAAGTATGGCTTCCTGGATGGGAAGGGCTCTGCTGTGAAGTACACGCAGTCGTAAGTGAGGGGGGAACGCAGGggctgctgtcactgcctgcGATCTGCAGGGCCGGGGGCTTcaggagcctgcaggcaggctgcacTGTGCACATCTCAGAAAATTAAACCgtgccagggctggtgggctgggcagAGTGGGCAGCTGGGGGATGCCCCTTCCGCttggcagctgcaaagcactCCCCCTTCGCACTGGCTGAGCTGGGGCTACTCCTGGGGGGCTGTGCCGAGCCTGAGCCCTCTCTCCTCTCCGTGCAGGGACATCCGGTTAATCGAGGTGACGGAGAACATCTGCAAGCGCCTGTTGGATTACAACCTGCACAAAGAGAGGAGCGGCAGTAACAGATTTGCGAAGGTGAGGGCTGTCCTGCAGCCCCTTGCTCCCAAacctcctcccacccctgcaCTGCAGGGGCACCGAGCTGGGCTTTGTTGCCCCATCCCCTGGATCCCCTGCCGGCACCTAGGGTGCAAGGCTGCATGTACCCCAGCACTGTCCCCCAGGCCAGGTGTGGGGTCCTGTCCTTCAGGGGGTGGGCAGGCCGCCACCCTCGCCTGCAGGGAGGCAGTCAGGGGCCATCTTGCCTGGCCCATGTCCCCCTGTTGTTTTTGGGACCGGGTGTGTAGAGGCGGACTGGCCGCCGTTTGAGCCCCATCCTGGTGATGCTGATGCCCTGGGGACCCTGACTGCAGCTGGTTTGCCTGTACCCATGTCCTTGGGCACGGTCATGTGGCTGGTGCCGGGAAggggcagctggagccaggTGGGGGGAGCGCTGCTTCACTGGGTGGCACCGCTCCCCCAGGGCATGTCAGAGACCTTCGAGACTCTGCACAACCTGGTGCACAAGGGCGTCAAGGTGGTGATGGACATTCCCTATGAGCTATGGAACGAGACCTCCGCTGAGGTGGCTGACCTCAAAAAGCAGGTACCCGGCATGGTGGGGTTGGCTTCCAGCGACCGTATGGGCTGGAGCACAGGGGAGAGAGCATCTGGGGGTGCACTGCCGGGAATGGGGGTGTCAGCAGGACCCGCTGCCGTggccctgtcctgccctggcagcacgTGGCCGGATCTAGGCTCTCGTCTTCATGCTAGTGCGACGTGCTGGTGGAGGAGTATGAAGACGTGATCGAGGATTGGTACAGGAACCACCAGACAGAGGATCTCTCACAGTTTCTCTGTGCCAACCACGTGCTAAAAGGGAAGGACACAAGTAagtcctggctgctgccaggggcagcGCAGGTGTGCTAGGGAGTATGGGGGAGAgccccaccagggcagggggagccccACTTCTCCCTCAGGGctccctctgcccctctcctccccaggctgcctcACAGAGAAGTGGACAGGCAAGAAGGGTGACCTGGCAAGTGTGGGGGAGAAgcagagcaagaaaaagagcaggaagaagaagagCCGGAAGGATGAGAGCGAGGGGGCTGAAAGCAAGAGGGCTGCCAGCCTCCCGGCTGTGGGGGAGGCCCTGGAGGAGAGCGGGGTGCAGGAGGAGGCTCCGCTCACCCACAGCCCGGCCGATGAGCTGTAGgcacacagccccagcccccgggGCTCTTACCCTGCTGGCACTGGCGGGGACCAAAGGAGAAGGGACTTGCAGCATGGGCGACATGGGGGAGGCTGGAGCTGACTTGCCAGCCTGGGTGCAACCCTctgggcaggggggtggcacggagcccccggcccagccctgtggcctctctgctgcagctccaggtgcAGTTGACCACAGGCACTGCCCCAGCGCTGGCTCCTCGTCCTGCCCGCggtgcctgcaccctgccacaCTGTAAATAAAGACGTTTTCCCCAGAACCGCCGCTGCTGGCCCTGCTTCACCCGCcgtgccagggcaggggcagctcctgctgcgGGCGGGGGCTCCGATACCACTCTCTGGCCCTGGCGGGGTGGTTGCTGTGGGACCCCGGCCCAGCTGATGCAGGGCCCTGGCCTGGCTGCCGTGGGACCCCACCCTGGCTGCTCGGGATCCCTGGAGAGCAGCTATTGCGGtaccccagcccagctgctgtgagACCCCTGATGGGTTGCTGATgtggcacccccagcccagcgggTGTGGGATGTATGGGGGCAGCAGCTGATGTGGGACCCCGGCCCAGCTGGCGTGAGACCCCCTAGAGAGTGATGTGGGACCCCAGCCCGGCTAGTGCGGGACTTGAGGGGGAGGGGCAGCTGATGCGGGACCCCTGATGGCCGCTGATGTGGGACCCTTGATGGGTTGCTGCTGCGGGACCCCGGGGGGCGGCCGAGCGGGCCCTGACCCGCGGGGGGCGTGGCGGGGGCGGTGATTGGCGGCGGCGCAGGGGGCTGGCGCGGCCAGGATTGGCgggcgccgggggcgggggggcgggggcggggcggggggcggggcccggTGCAGTGGggccggagcggggccggggccgggccggggccgcgcggCGGGATGGTGGACAGCGTGTACCGGACGCGGTCGCTGGGGGTGGCGGCGGAGGGGCTGCCAGACCAGTACGCGGACGGGCGGGCGGCCCGCGTGTGGCAGCTGTACATCGGGGACACGCGGGGCCGCACGGCCGAGTACCGCAGCTGGCTCCTGGCGCTGCTCCGCCAGCACCGCTGCCGCTCCGTCCTCGACGTGGCCTGCGGCACCGGGTGaggccccgcgccccgcgcccgcccgccccccggggcccccctgccccgccccgccgcccccggccgcccccctcgcccccctcgccccccggccccgctgacagccctgtccccagggtggACTCCATcatgctgctggaggagggctTCCAGGTGACCAGCGTCGACGCCAGCGACAAGATGCTCAAGTACGCGCTGAAGGAGCGCTGGGAGCGGCGCAAGGAGGAGCCCTTCGACCGATGGGGtgcgggggccgcgggggccgggaggggcgtGCAGACACCCACATCCCACCCTGGCGcggggaggggtccctgccccagcccctcccggGGCCTTCGCCAGGTCCCCGGCATCTGTCCCCGGCCCCACGCGGTGCTCGGGCCCCTCGCTGGGTGCTGCCGGCTGGGTGGCCTCGCTGCAGGGACGGGCAGGGACCTGCCACTGCCGGCCGCTTGGCAAGCCCAGGCCACGGCCCTCGCCCGTCCACTGGCCCCAGGCcggctgcagcacccacagggGCCAAGGGAGGGCTGGGCTacgctggggtggggggctggcgCATGGCGGGGGCTGCTGAGCAGGTGGGGtgcccctgccctcaccctcgcCCCCGTGCTGCAGTCATCGAGGAGGCCAACTGGCTCACACTGGAGAAGGACCTGGAGAAGCCGGGGGATGGGTTTGACGCGGTCATTTGCCTGGGCAACTCCTTCGCACACCTGCCTGACTTCAaaggtgagctgtggtgggggTGTGGGTACGTACGCACACGTAGAGACACAGCATCTTCCAGCAGGCTGAGGACGTGCCCTAACTCATGCCATAAGTGAGCAGGGCAGTTGGTTACACGCAGTGGAGCTGCTGTGTCATGCGTGTCTGCGGAGAGGCTCAGACTGTGCCCGGGTTTGTGGTGCGAGCGGGGCCACTGGGgccggtggtggtggtggagccGTGTGCGGCCGTATCACATCTCTGGCAAGGCTGGAGGCACACCCAGACTTGTGCCACAGGCCGGGCGGTGGGTTCCCCACGTGGCCTGCTCTGCCCCACTGAGGCTGAGAACGTGCCTGATCTCATACTATGGGTGGGGCTGTGGGTTCTCCAAGCCGAGACTGGGGCGGGGGGAATGGTGGGGGCAGCTCTGGGTGTGCATGCATGTGGGCAAGATGGGGCCCTGCAGGCTGTGCCACAGAGGCTGGCCAGTGCCTGGGGACGCCATGGTTTCCTCCCCAGGGGACCAGAGTGACCACAAGTTGGCCCTGAGGAACATTGCCAGCATGGTGCGGCCCGGGGGCGTCCTGGTCATCGACCACCGCAACTACGATCACATCCTGGCCACGGGCTGCGCACCACCTGGCAAGAACATCTACTACAAGGTGGGTGGCCGGCAGACCCTGCCCCATCCCATTCCCTtctgccccgggggggggcctggcaggggcagggagcagggctgtgcccaggctgggggCCACTGAGTCCCTGCGGAACACAGACATCCTCCTGTGGTCCCCAGAGTGACTTGACCAAGGACATCACCACCTCGGTGCTGCTGGTGAACAACAAAGCACACATGGTGACCCTGGACTACACGGTGCAGGTCCCCCCTGCCGaagcaggggcagccccagagCTGAGGTGAGAGGGGCTGCGGGGGTGGCTCCTGGCACGGGGTGAGCACCTGGTGCCATGCCTCACTCACCGTTGTTGCCTCCTTGCAGCAAGTTTCGGCTCTCGTACTACCCGCACCGGCTGGAGGccttcacagccctgctgaaAGGCGCCTTCCAGGGGAAGTGCCAGCACAGCGTTCTGGGAGACTTCCAGCCTTACACGCCAGGGCAGGCCCACGTCCCCTGCTACTTCATCCACGTAGTGAAGAAGATGGCCTGAGGGGGCCACAGAGATGGGACTGTGGTGGCCAAGAGCTGCGAGCGGCTCTGGGGACAagtgggggtgctggggacatCGCCGAAAGGCACCTGGGAGCCCCCTCTCCTTGATTAAGAGCACTCATGAGAGCTACTGGAGCCAGTGTGTCCGTGTGTGAGCAGGGTATGGGGCGAGGGGGTGGCCACAAGCCGCTTCAGGGCTCCTGGGGAAGGAGGTGCCCAGCCTGGGGGAGCAATGGGGTGGGTGCAGGCACCATTTCACCCGCCAGCACCTCAGCTGCAGGTGCCAGTCATGCCTGGCAGGGGGTTCCTCTTAAAGCAGAGGCAAGGGTGGGCTGGCTCCCAGATGGCTTTACATCTCTGCTGggcctgctgcagcactgctcgCTGCGGGGTACTGCAACTGGTTTTCTCCCTTGCACCCTCCAACCATGCGCTGACCCCATGTTTTGATACTCCTCAGCCCCATCCAGGGGTACCCACACTCCCCACCAGAGCTCCCAGGGCGGGGAAGGCTCCAGTTTACCGCTGGCACTtttgctgcagctccctcctggcCCGCCCTGAAGAGGTGGTGGCCAGATCCAGCAGTGTGCTGCGGTCAGGGCCAGTGCTGCCTCAACACGCACAGGTGCCCGAGCTGGAGCAACAGGGCCACAGGCATGCGGCACCTGGGCCTCGTGCATGGaatgccagcagctcctggggaacCGGCCTGTCGGGGGGGAGCTCAGCATGGAGCTGGTCCTCAAAAGCCACCCTTGAGCTCAGGGACGCAACTGCCGCCAGTGGCCCCATGAGGGGGCGCATGCACAGGCCCCCCAGCTTAACGGGGCTGCCCAGGAGCCACACCGGCAGCTGcggggagctggcagaggcagctgccGGCCACATGCGGCTCAAGTGCAGATTTATTTGGCATCTCGGCAAAGGCTGGGAAGCAAGGGACAGAcggtggtggtggcagctgcCACAAGGCTGCAGCGGGAGGTGAGACAGGACTTCATGGTAGGAGTCTGGGCCAACTGGTGTTCAGCACAACGTAGTAGCTCTGGGCTGCTCCAGCCAAGGGTTGAGGATCTCCAAGGCTGGAGCCCACCCTCTTCCTGTGACAAGTTTTTCCCAGCGTCTGGGAATTCGGCAGCCATTCCCCTTGCTGCCACTTAGCCTGTTGCCCAGTGCCTCCAGGAAGAGACTGGgctccctctgcagagggagctcagctcccagctgaGCAAACcctgctccctcagcctcttGTCATCCGCTCCAGGTCCAGCCACTCTGGCAGCCTTTGCCAGAGGATGGTGACCCCACTGGTTCATGGGTGCACTCCTCCCTCTACCCGCAGGACAATGGTCTCTCTGCAGCACTTAGCCTACCCGCAGGGCTCACAAGGGCCTTCCCAAGCCCACGGGCACCACCAGCAAGGAAAGATCCGAGGCCAGGCAGTGCGTATGTAGTACCAAAAGCCTGTATTTATTTGGAGAGACCACGCCGAGTCCaggccagctgcagcagtggtgCCCTGCGTCCTGCTGCCCTCTGGCCAGCACCCCTTGCAGGCAGCTGACACCCCAACAAGCAACTGCTGCCAGCCCTACTCTTGCTGCCAAACTGGGTGCAGTTTGGGCCTTGCTCCCTCAAAAATGCTCTGTCACCTATGGAGATGTGCCTACATTGCCCGTAACTGTAAGACTCAGCTTCCCCCCCGCAGGGGAAGTCACCCTGATACACTCCCCACAGCCACAAAGCACCCTGAGATGTGAGGGACCATCACAGAACCTCCCACgagcctggctgagcagagcagtGCTTACACGAGGCTTTGGCTTGAGAAACTGCACAACCACTTCTTCCACCCATGCTTGAAAGAAGGGGGCCCAGGAGACATCGGAGAAGAGCAGGCGGGTGCCTGTTTGTGCCTTTTCTCTCGCACCCCTTAATGCGCTGTCCCCATCACTCCAGCAGTCCCAGCCCTGCCGAGCGTTAGCAGGCAGCAAACTTCTGCTGGATGAGTCTGTacctcagcagctcctgctcagaGACGGACGGCTGCAGCcttgcagcagcctgcaggaagTCTTCCATGGTCAGGACCAGAGCAGAGCTCTCAGTATCCAGCCCTGCATGAGAGAGGAAACAGGGAGAGCCTGAGAGCCAAGCACAAGGGCAACTGGCAAGACCCAACAGCCCCATCTCCAGCCACTGGAGACTGGGAGGAAAACCTGTGTCCCTCACCCTGGGGCCAAGCACTGAACATGATCACAGCTGCAGACAGTGCCTGCCTGCCAGTAACCCAGAGTCCAGCCTTCAGACGGGGTCCCAAAGCAGCCAAGGCTCTGCTcacacagcccagctcctggtAGCAGCGACTCTCCTCCCTGCGCCTGTGCTGGGACACCCCAGCATGTGTGGGACAGGTAGGGGCCAGGCTCCTACCTTCCTCGATCCATTCCACCTTGCGTTTGACAGCACACATCATGGCATCTGAGCACAGGGAGTAGATGTCTGCTCCTGTCAGCTGAGCTGGGCATTTTTCTAGAATGGTGGTGAGATTCACAGAAGGATCCAAGTTAAACCTGCCAAGAGGAAAAACTGCAGGTGTAAAATCCACAATAAAAAGCAGACCAGGAGAGACATGGCAGCCAGCGTGACTGGGCAGGAGGAATCAGAGGCCCCATGTTTAGCTGCTTCTGGACAGTGCTCtgcatgctaaaaaaaaaaaaataataaaaaagggattggtttgtttattttttcagcgCAGTGACTTCTCTTTGAAACATCCCCACAGCAAGGTCCTCTCTCCTGCTAAGCAGGATCAAAGGCAACTTGAAGTTCTCACTCACAGAAATTAAGCACTCCACATGCCTGGGAACAGCCGACAGCCAGGGCTGGAAAAGAACATGTTTAATTACAGACAGTATAAACCACTGTAACACCAAACCATCCCATCAGAGCCACGCTGCAGACAGTGAGCCTCCTTCAGCACGAACAACAGCATGGTGCTGGAGGGCACGACTGCCAAGCCACACGGTGTGAAAAGATGCTCACAGCCAGCCCACGCCCTGGCCTCTCCTGCTAGCTTATCGTCAAAGGCAGCAGCAATCATGGCTATCCATGACAGATTCCCTGCAGAGGCAGAGTCACAGCTGCTCACCCAGCTGTGGTGGGTGGTACCTCTGCACCTCAGTTGCAGGGCTTGCTTTTCTGCCTCCAAAGACAGTTCAGGAGCCGGGGAAGCAGCCAAACCCTGCTGCTTGGTGATCCCACGCAACCAGCATTCGGACAGACACACAGAACACAGGCTGGACACCCCTCAGCATCATAAGAGGAGGGGCAGTGAGACGAATGGAGCTGCCTTCACCTTCAGACCTGCAAACAGCAGATGTGCAGGGGAACTCCTGCAGGAAGCAAACAGGAACTTCCTGCTATGTTGCTGCCCTGCAGTCTCATCACACTGTTAGGATCCAGCTGAGCTCCTCAAAAAAAGCATGTGGTATGGGGACTGGAGAACTCTGCCAACGCTTCTGCCTGGAcagccagctgagctgctcccaTCTTGTAGGAAAACCAGCCTCCAGCTGGAAGTTGATGGAAGTTGCCCATCCTCTTCCCCTATCTGCTGGCTGTGGCTCAGTGACTCAGGTGCTCCCCAGGGCCCAGACATGAAGCCAAGCTGGAGCACGCTATGCATCAACCCCAGGAAGGCTGTGACCCACTGGGTGGTGGCAGAAGGCTACTGTGAGAGCACAGGGTCACTCACTTCCTGGTGACGGCgctcagcacctgcagctgcGACTCCCGGTCTTCATTTATGCCCACATAGACCAGCTTGTCAAACCTgtcagcagagagaagagacaGTGGAGAACAGGCCAAGACAAACCTGTCACTGGTGCTCAGCCCTGTGCACCAGAGACTGAAGAGTGGCCCTAGGGCAGCTCCTTTTGCTTCCGAGTTCGTGGATGATACAAAGCTTGAGGGGGCGAAGCAGTCAGTGCAgtggagggcagggctgcccttCAGAGGgaccagggcaggcaggagaaatACACCGACAGGAACCACGtgaggtgcagcagcagcagcagatacGAAGCCCTGCCCCAGGATGGGCAAGCTGCAGGcatgaggacaggctggggggcagctctgagGAACGTGCCCTGCTCTGAGGAACGTGCCCTGGGAGGCAAATTCTTCCCAATGGTTTGGTGCCACAGCAGGTCCCTTATTACCCTGCTGCACGGCTGGGGAGATAACCAGAGCGGCAGGGGATAACAAGCAGTGGCATCTTGAGCTGCTGCTACAGCCATAGGCACCGGCCTCCTCTTGGCTTCCTACTGCCCCCACAAGCCAGAGCCAGGGGGCTCTAGGAAATGTCTCTGTGCAGAGAACACGCCGAGGGCACAGTCAAGCTCATCACTGCCTGGGGGAGCTCGGGggaacagccctgcagggaggcagggcaggatgcGACATACCTGCCCGGCCGGAGCAGAGCTAGGTCCAGGAGGTCAGGCCTGTTCGTAGCTCCGATGACAAACACCTCTCTGGTGGAATGAAGGCCATCAAGCTCAGCCAGGAGCTGTGAGACAACTCTGTGGGGAGTAAGACAGGACACTCACAACTAGGCCTTGGCAACTCACCCACTGCCACCCTCAGCTGCCAAACAAAAAGAGGAACCAGCAAGGCCACTGCCAGGTCCGTGTCTTGGGCTCCAGCTCACATTTCTCTTCCCTGAAGAGCCATCCAGCTCCTCCAGTTGAGCACAGCCAGTGAGCACCTGAGCTCACTGCAAAGCAAGCGCAAACCCCCGGTACCAAGACAGCCCTTCAGGCCTGTGCCTGGCTCTAACCCGTTCAGGGTGGGCACACATGCTTATACTATCAGACAGCGGCAACACAGACCAAACACAGGCAGGCAcgcagggctgcagctcaggtTCCCCACTCAGACACGCTGACTGGTCCCAACTCTCCCCGCTGTGTGGTTCTGCCCAGCAGGTTTTGCTGCCAGAATGCCCTGACCGGCCGTGCCAGGCCAGTGACACCACCAAACAGTCCTCAGGGCTGCGCACAGCATGTGTTGCAGATCTAGTCTGTGGCCACATGGCTTAGGCTGGTCTGGCAGCACAGTACGGCACAGACCTTCTGGAATGGCGGTATCTCTACCAGGTTCTGGGATCACCTGAGGTGACCAATGGGCACCATACCCAGCCccttccagagctgctggtttGGGGTTGTGAAGATGGATGCCAGGGGCCCACGGTGTCATTGGAAAACTCTGCAAAATCCCTCATGGATGGAGAGGAACATTGGATGAGGACCATCAGCTCAGCAGAGGAGGCCTGGGGGAAATAACCTTGTTTCTGGGTAATTCCAAGCTG containing:
- the CNPY3 gene encoding protein canopy homolog 3 isoform X2 produces the protein MEVTWVLLAAALLPLLPPGRAAAPLPTLAPPLSMVLAGQRRQLVVCVVSDLAPGLGHTVWISGGNGSALHSFAYGVSQEDGGTVCTVSLLPDDLLDEGDLSCHVGPNRTAPDHSSSPIHITGNEAAAEPCPGGMAVCKYVAVELKSAFEETGKTKEVIDTKYGFLDGKGSAVKYTQSDIRLIEVTENICKRLLDYNLHKERSGSNRFAKGMSETFETLHNLVHKGVKVVMDIPYELWNETSAEVADLKKQCDVLVEEYEDVIEDWYRNHQTEDLSQFLCANHVLKGKDTSCLTEKWTGKKGDLASVGEKQSKKKSRKKKSRKDESEGAESKRAASLPAVGEALEESGVQEEAPLTHSPADEL
- the CNPY3 gene encoding protein canopy homolog 3 isoform X1, encoding MPRGCYGCPAGRAGRSRKRGPGSGAMAAAAALVLLAAALAGGDDSDWVRLPSKCEVCKYVAVELKSAFEETGKTKEVIDTKYGFLDGKGSAVKYTQSDIRLIEVTENICKRLLDYNLHKERSGSNRFAKGMSETFETLHNLVHKGVKVVMDIPYELWNETSAEVADLKKQCDVLVEEYEDVIEDWYRNHQTEDLSQFLCANHVLKGKDTSCLTEKWTGKKGDLASVGEKQSKKKSRKKKSRKDESEGAESKRAASLPAVGEALEESGVQEEAPLTHSPADEL
- the GNMT gene encoding glycine N-methyltransferase isoform X1: MVDSVYRTRSLGVAAEGLPDQYADGRAARVWQLYIGDTRGRTAEYRSWLLALLRQHRCRSVLDVACGTGVDSIMLLEEGFQVTSVDASDKMLKYALKERWERRKEEPFDRWVIEEANWLTLEKDLEKPGDGFDAVICLGNSFAHLPDFKGDQSDHKLALRNIASMVRPGGVLVIDHRNYDHILATGCAPPGKNIYYKTSSCGPQSDLTKDITTSVLLVNNKAHMVTLDYTVQVPPAEAGAAPELSKFRLSYYPHRLEAFTALLKGAFQGKCQHSVLGDFQPYTPGQAHVPCYFIHVVKKMA
- the GNMT gene encoding glycine N-methyltransferase isoform X2 — encoded protein: MVDSVYRTRSLGVAAEGLPDQYADGRAARVWQLYIGDTRGRTAEYRSWLLALLRQHRCRSVLDVACGTGVDSIMLLEEGFQVTSVDASDKMLKYALKERWERRKEEPFDRWVIEEANWLTLEKDLEKPGDGFDAVICLGNSFAHLPDFKGDQSDHKLALRNIASMVRPGGVLVIDHRNYDHILATGCAPPGKNIYYKSDLTKDITTSVLLVNNKAHMVTLDYTVQVPPAEAGAAPELSKFRLSYYPHRLEAFTALLKGAFQGKCQHSVLGDFQPYTPGQAHVPCYFIHVVKKMA